The Halobaculum magnesiiphilum genome contains the following window.
ATGTCGAGCAGGTTCTGCAGCACTTCGAGCACGGCCTGCGCGCTCTTGGGGTCGACGAGGTAGCCCGAGGTCTCGCCCATGAGACACGCCGCGGAGAGCCCGCGTCGTGTGCCCAGCCCGAGCACCAGCCCGGAGACGCCGACGATGCCGCCGGCGGGCTCGTTCTCGCGGAACTCGACGCCCGCGGCCTCCAGCTCCTCGCGGTCGGTGTCGCCGGTGCGGGCGGCGAGCACGTCGTACTCGTCGTCCTCGATGAGCTCGCCCGTGGGCACCCCGCCGAGGGCGAACGCGCGCCCGCAGCCGAACTCCTCGGCGATGTCGAGGAACGCGGTCGTCAGGGTATAGTGGCCCTCGTTGCTCGCGGCCTGGTGATCGCCGGTCAGAACAACGAGATCCTGGCCGTCGGCGTCGACGTGGTGGAACTGCGCGTGCGTCAGCTCGGCGACGCCGTCGTCGTCGACGGT
Protein-coding sequences here:
- a CDS encoding proteasome assembly chaperone family protein; its protein translation is MDDIDIEVVSDPDLTDPVFIEGLPGVGHVGKLVAEHLVEEFDGELVRRVYTTDFPPQVTVDDDGVAELTHAQFHHVDADGQDLVVLTGDHQAASNEGHYTLTTAFLDIAEEFGCGRAFALGGVPTGELIEDDEYDVLAARTGDTDREELEAAGVEFRENEPAGGIVGVSGLVLGLGTRRGLSAACLMGETSGYLVDPKSAQAVLEVLQNLLDIEVDFSDLEERAEEMEEVVGKIQEMQGSGGGGMPSEDELRYIG